Proteins encoded within one genomic window of Deltaproteobacteria bacterium:
- a CDS encoding hydantoinase B/oxoprolinase family protein, whose protein sequence is MAKKFDPITLEILWRRIISIVDEADASVARTAFSSLLRDAHDYTCTFTDRKGRLLAQGTFCTPGQAGAMTLGVKRWINMLPEESYKPGDVFITNDPWLLAGHLNDVCVMSPIFYKEKVAGFTACVFHHSDIGGRVSSDNRDVYEDGLFIPPVRLYDAGVLNESIMNLIRWNVRTPEEVTGDIRSQVAANYVCSQKVVEMMEDVGLDTLDDLATQIMDVTEKSMRDAIAEIPDGVYPYEGTVEAPGGREDIKIKVLVQVKGSDVIVDLDGSSPEVEWGGNVVYNFTYAYVFMAIKSAFNPDIPNNEGCARPITMKAPEGTVINCKFPAAVAARLQIGHFMTEMVYRALAPAAPNRIIAASGGTPAWMQVFYGKRHDGSKFHSVLIRGGGMGANYKQDGHYCAIFPANGANTPCEIFESDSPLIMEKRELLCDSGGPGKMKGGLGRQVVFRVPDDEYAPSSPIAIGIQGGRFRYAADGLVGGKPGAKSKFLINGEPKDPGTLNFANPGDVITFYNPGGGGYGDPLERDPEMVQSDVINGYVSLEKAKEDYGVIIDPVTMKVHLKATERLRASRKGG, encoded by the coding sequence TTGGCGAAAAAATTTGACCCTATAACCTTGGAGATTCTATGGCGGAGAATAATCTCTATTGTGGATGAGGCTGACGCCTCTGTAGCTCGAACCGCCTTTTCCAGCCTTCTTCGTGATGCTCATGACTATACCTGCACCTTCACTGACAGAAAAGGACGATTGTTAGCTCAGGGAACCTTCTGTACTCCGGGACAAGCCGGGGCAATGACACTAGGCGTCAAGAGGTGGATTAATATGCTCCCTGAGGAGAGCTATAAGCCGGGTGATGTTTTCATTACTAATGACCCATGGCTCCTTGCCGGTCACCTTAACGATGTTTGTGTGATGAGTCCAATCTTCTACAAGGAGAAGGTGGCAGGTTTCACGGCATGTGTTTTTCATCACTCAGATATAGGAGGTCGGGTCTCATCTGACAACCGTGATGTCTATGAGGATGGCCTATTCATCCCTCCGGTAAGGCTTTACGATGCCGGTGTCCTTAACGAATCCATCATGAATTTAATTCGATGGAATGTTCGCACACCGGAAGAGGTTACCGGTGATATAAGGTCACAGGTGGCAGCCAATTATGTATGTTCACAAAAGGTAGTAGAGATGATGGAAGATGTTGGCTTAGATACCCTGGATGACCTTGCTACTCAGATTATGGATGTGACTGAGAAAAGCATGAGAGATGCCATTGCCGAAATTCCCGATGGTGTCTATCCCTACGAAGGAACTGTCGAAGCACCCGGGGGGAGAGAGGATATAAAGATCAAGGTATTAGTACAGGTGAAGGGAAGCGATGTAATTGTTGACCTTGATGGATCATCCCCTGAGGTGGAATGGGGAGGTAATGTAGTCTACAATTTCACATATGCCTACGTGTTTATGGCGATAAAGAGCGCCTTTAACCCGGATATACCCAATAACGAAGGTTGTGCTCGGCCGATAACTATGAAAGCCCCTGAGGGGACTGTGATAAACTGCAAGTTTCCAGCAGCAGTTGCTGCTCGGCTCCAGATTGGGCATTTCATGACCGAGATGGTCTATAGGGCATTAGCCCCAGCGGCACCAAACAGAATCATAGCCGCAAGTGGCGGGACACCGGCGTGGATGCAGGTGTTTTATGGCAAAAGACATGACGGAAGCAAATTCCACTCGGTGTTAATCAGAGGTGGCGGTATGGGAGCCAATTACAAGCAAGATGGTCACTACTGCGCTATCTTTCCTGCCAATGGTGCCAACACACCCTGCGAAATCTTCGAAAGCGATTCCCCACTTATTATGGAGAAAAGGGAACTCCTTTGTGATTCAGGTGGTCCTGGGAAGATGAAAGGAGGACTGGGGCGGCAGGTCGTCTTCAGGGTACCTGATGATGAATATGCCCCCAGTTCACCAATTGCCATAGGCATTCAGGGAGGAAGGTTCCGTTATGCAGCCGATGGTCTAGTTGGCGGCAAGCCAGGCGCCAAATCAAAGTTCCTAATTAATGGTGAGCCTAAAGACCCGGGTACGTTGAATTTCGCCAATCCCGGCGATGTAATAACCTTCTATAACCCAGGGGGAGGAGGATATGGAGATCCTCTGGAGCGTGACCCGGAAATGGTACAGAGCGATGTCATTAATGGATATGTCAGCCTGGAGAAAGCCAAGGAGGACTATGGGGTTATCATTGACCCAGTGACGATGAAGGTGCATCTCAAGGCCACCGAAAGACTGCGCGCATCAAGAAAAGGAGGTTGA
- a CDS encoding phenylacetate--CoA ligase, producing the protein MAAKTFMPDIKSLDELKEIQLEGLKWTVKHAYEGSKEYRKRLDEAGVRPEDIKGLDDLAKLPFTTADDLRKGYPFPLLSVPPEKVVRIHASSGTTGKRKVLCYTQKDIDDWADMFARCYEMAGLGEEDRIQIAVGYGVWTAGVGFQLGCERFGAMAVPAGPGNIDMQCQFLEDFQSTVLCCTASMGLLMAEEVERRGLRDKINLKKVIFGSERSSDAMRRKIKELLGVEDIFDIPGLTELYGPGTGLDCPKHEGIHYWADYYILEILDPETLKPVPPGEVGEMVVTTLVKEAVPLIRYRTRDLTRLITHTCSCGNVLPMHDRLLGRSDDMFIFRAVNVYPGQIDHILSHTPGVGSEYQIILERKADGKDYMTIKIEREDGGDPSRDQELGKRVEGEIKKQVMVSGRAQIVDYGALPRSERKSKRVFDMREE; encoded by the coding sequence ATGGCTGCCAAGACTTTTATGCCAGATATAAAATCGCTGGACGAGCTGAAGGAGATTCAGCTCGAGGGGTTGAAGTGGACAGTGAAGCATGCCTATGAGGGATCTAAGGAATACCGTAAGCGCCTGGATGAGGCAGGGGTACGGCCCGAGGACATCAAGGGACTTGACGACCTAGCGAAGCTTCCCTTCACTACTGCTGATGATCTGCGAAAGGGCTATCCTTTTCCACTCCTTTCCGTACCCCCTGAGAAGGTGGTGCGGATCCACGCCTCCTCAGGAACTACGGGAAAGAGGAAGGTCCTGTGCTACACACAGAAGGATATCGACGATTGGGCGGATATGTTTGCCCGCTGCTATGAGATGGCCGGTTTGGGCGAAGAGGACCGGATACAGATTGCAGTGGGTTATGGGGTCTGGACCGCTGGAGTGGGATTTCAATTGGGGTGTGAGCGATTCGGGGCCATGGCTGTCCCTGCTGGACCAGGCAACATTGATATGCAATGTCAATTTCTAGAGGATTTTCAATCCACGGTCCTTTGCTGTACTGCCTCCATGGGGTTGCTGATGGCTGAGGAGGTGGAGCGTAGGGGGCTTCGTGACAAGATAAACCTCAAAAAGGTAATATTTGGTTCAGAGCGCAGCAGCGACGCCATGCGACGGAAGATTAAGGAACTGTTGGGGGTAGAGGACATATTCGACATACCTGGGTTGACGGAGTTGTACGGTCCGGGCACTGGTCTCGACTGCCCCAAGCACGAGGGTATCCATTACTGGGCGGATTACTATATCCTGGAGATCCTGGATCCGGAAACGCTAAAACCCGTGCCACCAGGGGAGGTTGGGGAGATGGTGGTGACTACCTTGGTTAAGGAAGCGGTGCCTCTGATTAGGTATAGGACGCGAGACCTCACCAGGTTGATCACCCATACCTGCTCCTGCGGCAATGTATTACCTATGCACGATCGCCTGCTGGGAAGATCCGATGACATGTTTATTTTCAGGGCGGTGAATGTCTATCCGGGCCAGATCGATCACATCCTCTCACATACGCCTGGAGTGGGGAGCGAATATCAGATAATCTTGGAGAGGAAGGCGGATGGTAAGGATTACATGACCATCAAGATAGAGCGGGAAGACGGCGGTGACCCCTCCCGTGATCAGGAGCTGGGCAAGAGGGTTGAGGGCGAGATCAAGAAACAGGTTATGGTGAGTGGGCGGGCTCAGATCGTCGACTATGGAGCGCTGCCCCGCTCGGAACGCAAGTCCAAGAGGGTCTTTGATATGAGGGAGGAATAA
- a CDS encoding xanthine dehydrogenase family protein subunit M, translating to MKRFDYLKPSTVQEAISLLHEHGEGAMLIAGGTDVIVGIKKRNIAPKALISLQGIKGLEYIEPQDGGVRIGGMTTHRALERSPLIKEGFPALADAVEKLGSVQIRNVATIGGNICNAAPSADTAPPLLALGAEVRIKGPQDERTIPLEEFFVGAGETVLKGDEILVEFIIPASPPHTGSAYWKHTRRQAMDLPILGVALSLSIDKAEAPNLQKLIKDSAPQEEILSSLEESGLVCQEARIALGVAAPTPMRAKGAEGVLKGVTLTAGTLDEAARVASQEAQPRDTLRGAAWYRREMIQVLSKRLVITCLERIFKIGEKQ from the coding sequence ATGAAACGCTTTGATTATCTAAAGCCATCCACAGTGCAGGAGGCTATCTCCCTGCTGCATGAGCACGGGGAGGGCGCGATGCTCATCGCCGGTGGGACGGACGTGATTGTAGGGATCAAAAAGCGCAATATCGCCCCCAAGGCCCTCATCTCACTTCAGGGTATCAAGGGGCTAGAATATATCGAGCCCCAGGATGGGGGGGTGAGGATCGGGGGTATGACCACACATAGAGCTCTGGAAAGATCACCTCTGATTAAAGAAGGATTCCCTGCCTTGGCGGATGCCGTGGAGAAGCTGGGCTCTGTTCAGATCAGAAATGTGGCCACCATCGGGGGAAATATCTGCAACGCCGCCCCCTCTGCCGACACGGCCCCACCCCTGCTCGCCTTGGGTGCCGAGGTGAGGATCAAGGGACCTCAAGATGAAAGGACCATACCCTTAGAGGAGTTCTTCGTAGGAGCGGGTGAGACGGTCCTTAAGGGAGATGAGATCCTTGTGGAGTTTATCATTCCTGCTTCCCCTCCCCATACGGGTAGCGCCTATTGGAAGCACACCCGCCGGCAGGCCATGGATTTGCCCATCCTGGGTGTAGCCTTGTCCCTGAGTATCGACAAGGCTGAGGCACCGAACTTACAGAAGCTCATCAAGGATTCTGCCCCCCAAGAAGAAATCTTGTCCTCCTTGGAGGAGAGCGGATTGGTGTGTCAGGAGGCAAGAATTGCCCTAGGTGTGGCTGCCCCTACGCCCATGCGGGCCAAGGGGGCAGAGGGCGTATTAAAAGGAGTAACCTTGACTGCAGGTACGTTGGATGAAGCGGCGAGGGTTGCCTCCCAGGAGGCCCAGCCCAGGGATACCTTGAGGGGTGCGGCCTGGTATCGTAGGGAGATGATCCAGGTCCTCAGCAAGAGGCTGGTCATCACGTGTTTGGAGAGAATCTTTAAAATAGGGGAGAAGCAATGA
- a CDS encoding (2Fe-2S)-binding protein: protein MKRTISFVLNGEKIETEVEPHWTLLYLLRERFELTGAKEGCGMGECGACTVLVDGNAVTSCIFPVMEVDGKDVLTIEGLLGEGNELHPLQQSFLDNAGVQCGFCTPGMIMSAKALLAENPRPTEDEIRYAIAGNICRCTGYAQIVKSIKEASEAKSNKQEK from the coding sequence ATGAAGCGGACCATATCGTTTGTTCTAAATGGAGAAAAGATAGAGACAGAGGTAGAGCCTCACTGGACCCTATTATACCTTTTGCGGGAAAGGTTTGAGTTGACCGGTGCAAAGGAAGGATGTGGTATGGGAGAGTGTGGAGCGTGCACTGTTCTTGTAGATGGGAACGCAGTGACAAGTTGTATCTTTCCTGTAATGGAAGTTGATGGTAAGGATGTTCTGACGATAGAAGGGCTGTTAGGGGAGGGAAATGAGCTTCATCCTTTGCAGCAGTCTTTTCTGGATAACGCAGGGGTTCAGTGCGGATTCTGTACACCAGGGATGATCATGTCGGCCAAGGCGCTGCTGGCTGAGAATCCAAGGCCAACTGAAGATGAGATACGGTATGCCATCGCTGGGAACATCTGCCGTTGCACAGGATATGCACAAATAGTAAAATCCATCAAGGAGGCAAGTGAGGCAAAGTCCAATAAGCAGGAAAAATAA
- a CDS encoding xanthine dehydrogenase family protein molybdopterin-binding subunit, translating into MEELFVGQSYPRVDKDKVTGRAQYVNDIRLPRMLYGKILYSEYAHARIKSIDTSKAERLPGVRAVLTGYNTPDVRVGFIGDQTPLKKDKVRQYRDEVAAVAATDPEIAEEALDLIKVEYEELPAIFDPLKAMKEEAVLIHEVDARGRPRRNNILPLPWKLEVGDVDKAREESAYVVKDGFRTTWVAQCCMGTSGCIAEFDLNNNLTIYSVTNVPFGGKDRLDTFLRNIGINGTTRVLTPVVGGSFGTKLDTDMYEFIAVLLAWKTRCPVKILFSREEEFKTCPPRQPTITSIEQGCDKDGKLTFRNVEMILDNGAYTSWGATTPSVMMVPVSSLYRVPNVLYKATCVYTNNIYCQAMRGYGNPQGTFAVECSMDQLAEEAGIDPMEFREINANVPNETSPMGLKITTCPMKECLAEVKERLDWKNKHGKRNGRGVGLGSLIHVGGGARVYLSDGQGVILKVDDEGNVTIITGGTDQGQGSETIIRQMVAEAIGFRPENVFIVTGDTNICPWDVGTHASRHTFITGNAAILACEDAKRKILDLAAKIMSKEIQSGFKKKAKKDPEFKIPDLDYSMVSDPSNLDIKNGIIFPKTDPTNKYFQVPAARILRRAHMVGTGKGEMVMSEVFYDPPNEMLDREGKGNLSCAYTFGTHGVEVEVDKQTGQVKILNYVAAHDVGRSINPMLIEGQIYGAAYMGTGYGLTEEIKCVNGKVENPDFLDYKILTAKDYIPIEPIIVEPIDPAGPFGAKGIGEPACVPSAPAIANAIYDAVGVRIKDLPITPEKVLAALKEKEKQDKEG; encoded by the coding sequence ATGGAAGAGTTATTTGTAGGGCAATCATACCCAAGGGTAGATAAGGACAAGGTTACAGGAAGGGCCCAGTATGTCAATGATATCAGACTTCCCAGAATGCTTTACGGTAAGATCCTTTACAGTGAATATGCCCATGCGAGAATCAAAAGTATCGACACCTCAAAGGCGGAAAGGCTGCCAGGCGTCAGGGCAGTACTGACCGGCTACAATACGCCTGATGTCAGGGTGGGATTTATCGGGGACCAGACACCTCTCAAGAAGGATAAGGTACGGCAATACAGGGATGAGGTTGCGGCGGTTGCGGCCACTGATCCTGAAATAGCAGAGGAGGCCCTGGATCTGATCAAGGTTGAATACGAGGAGCTTCCTGCTATCTTTGATCCCTTAAAGGCGATGAAGGAGGAGGCTGTGCTCATCCATGAAGTTGATGCCCGCGGAAGACCTCGGAGGAACAACATCCTCCCGCTGCCTTGGAAACTTGAGGTGGGTGACGTGGATAAGGCACGGGAAGAGTCTGCCTATGTAGTAAAGGATGGGTTTAGGACAACCTGGGTAGCCCAATGCTGCATGGGGACCAGCGGCTGTATAGCTGAGTTTGATTTAAATAACAACCTCACCATCTATAGTGTAACGAACGTTCCCTTTGGAGGAAAGGATCGACTCGATACATTTCTGAGGAATATCGGGATCAACGGGACCACCAGAGTGCTCACGCCTGTTGTCGGCGGCAGCTTTGGTACTAAGCTGGATACGGACATGTATGAATTCATCGCCGTATTGCTCGCGTGGAAGACCAGGTGTCCCGTTAAGATCCTCTTTTCGAGAGAAGAGGAGTTCAAGACATGCCCCCCGAGACAACCCACCATTACCTCTATTGAGCAGGGATGCGATAAGGATGGGAAGCTGACATTTCGGAATGTAGAGATGATCCTGGACAACGGGGCATACACCTCCTGGGGAGCGACTACACCATCAGTAATGATGGTTCCAGTGTCATCCCTGTACCGTGTTCCTAATGTCCTTTATAAAGCCACCTGCGTGTATACAAATAACATCTACTGTCAGGCCATGAGGGGATACGGAAATCCCCAGGGTACCTTTGCTGTTGAATGCTCTATGGACCAGTTAGCTGAGGAGGCAGGAATCGACCCGATGGAATTCAGGGAGATCAACGCCAATGTGCCGAACGAGACCTCTCCCATGGGTCTAAAAATCACCACCTGTCCCATGAAGGAGTGCCTCGCTGAAGTAAAGGAGCGACTGGATTGGAAGAACAAGCACGGTAAGAGGAATGGCCGTGGTGTCGGTTTGGGATCACTGATCCATGTGGGTGGTGGTGCCCGTGTCTATCTTTCAGACGGTCAGGGGGTCATCCTCAAGGTGGACGATGAGGGTAATGTCACTATCATCACTGGTGGGACCGATCAAGGACAGGGGTCGGAAACCATAATCAGACAGATGGTTGCCGAGGCAATCGGCTTCAGGCCAGAAAATGTGTTCATTGTAACAGGTGATACAAATATCTGTCCTTGGGACGTGGGGACCCATGCCAGTCGACACACCTTTATCACCGGCAATGCGGCGATACTAGCCTGTGAGGATGCAAAACGCAAAATCCTTGATCTGGCTGCGAAGATTATGTCCAAAGAGATCCAGTCCGGTTTCAAGAAGAAGGCCAAAAAGGATCCCGAATTCAAGATCCCAGATCTGGATTACAGTATGGTATCGGATCCGAGCAATCTGGATATTAAGAATGGGATCATATTCCCGAAGACAGATCCAACAAATAAATATTTCCAGGTGCCAGCTGCCAGGATACTTCGCAGGGCCCATATGGTTGGGACGGGCAAGGGTGAGATGGTCATGTCCGAGGTCTTCTATGATCCACCAAATGAGATGTTGGATAGAGAAGGGAAAGGGAACCTCTCCTGTGCGTATACCTTCGGTACTCACGGGGTTGAGGTGGAGGTAGACAAACAGACGGGTCAGGTAAAGATACTAAACTATGTCGCTGCACACGACGTAGGGCGGTCAATCAACCCGATGCTTATCGAGGGGCAAATCTACGGGGCAGCCTATATGGGAACCGGCTATGGACTCACGGAAGAGATCAAGTGTGTTAACGGAAAAGTAGAAAATCCAGACTTTCTCGATTACAAGATCCTCACAGCAAAGGATTATATTCCCATTGAGCCAATTATTGTCGAACCGATCGATCCTGCTGGCCCTTTCGGTGCGAAGGGGATTGGGGAACCTGCCTGTGTACCGTCAGCCCCAGCAATTGCCAATGCAATTTACGATGCTGTGGGGGTACGTATTAAGGACCTGCCTATCACGCCGGAAAAGGTACTCGCAGCTCTGAAGGAGAAAGAAAAACAAGACAAAGAAGGTTAA
- a CDS encoding aminotransferase class V-fold PLP-dependent enzyme: protein MKNIIYMDNAATSFPKPPEVTRAMVHFMEEVGGNPGRSGHVLALEAERIVSETRGRLAKLFAILDPSRIVFTANATESLNTVIYGYLKPGDHVIATGMEHNSVMRPLRHLEQTGTISLSIAPCDKLGRLDIESLPGLIRNNTALMVLNHASNVCGTIQDISAVKRAIGDIPLLLDAAQTAGVYPIDVEAEGIDFLAFTGHKGLLGPQGIGGLYIREGLEVRPLKRGGTGSISEREEQPDFFPDAFESGTLNTVGIAGLGAGVGFILERGVESIRAHEMDLLTAFIDGLSDVLGITSYGLLDSELQTAILSITFDSALPPELHHTFGGCGGVALPATFESVLPSEAGQSLKEQFHILVRTGLHCAPMAHKTLGSFPDGTVRFSMGYFNTLEHVSYAVKAVKEIAQR from the coding sequence ATGAAAAACATCATTTATATGGACAATGCAGCCACCTCTTTCCCCAAACCACCTGAGGTTACCCGGGCAATGGTGCATTTCATGGAAGAGGTAGGTGGCAATCCTGGCCGCTCAGGACACGTGTTGGCCCTCGAGGCGGAACGCATTGTGTCGGAGACCCGTGGACGGCTTGCCAAATTGTTTGCTATATTAGATCCTAGCCGCATAGTGTTTACTGCAAACGCTACCGAATCGCTCAACACCGTCATTTATGGGTACCTGAAGCCTGGAGACCACGTTATCGCCACAGGAATGGAACATAACTCGGTCATGCGTCCCTTAAGGCACCTGGAACAGACGGGAACGATCAGCCTATCTATTGCCCCCTGCGACAAATTAGGGAGATTGGATATCGAATCGCTGCCAGGACTGATCCGGAACAACACCGCCTTGATGGTTCTCAACCATGCCTCCAATGTCTGCGGCACAATTCAGGACATCAGTGCGGTTAAGAGGGCCATCGGAGACATACCCTTGCTCCTTGATGCAGCTCAAACCGCCGGGGTCTATCCCATCGATGTTGAAGCAGAGGGGATAGATTTTCTTGCCTTCACCGGACACAAGGGTCTGTTAGGGCCCCAGGGGATCGGAGGACTCTATATTCGTGAAGGTTTGGAAGTTCGTCCTCTTAAGCGCGGTGGTACTGGAAGTATTTCTGAGCGAGAGGAACAGCCTGATTTTTTCCCCGATGCATTTGAGAGCGGGACCCTCAATACTGTTGGCATTGCCGGGCTCGGCGCAGGAGTCGGTTTCATTTTAGAGCGGGGAGTAGAATCTATCCGCGCACATGAGATGGACCTGTTAACCGCCTTCATTGATGGGCTTAGCGATGTGCTGGGCATTACCTCGTATGGACTACTTGACTCAGAGCTGCAAACGGCAATTCTTTCCATCACCTTTGATAGCGCCCTTCCCCCTGAACTGCATCATACCTTCGGTGGATGTGGAGGGGTAGCACTCCCTGCCACATTTGAAAGTGTCCTGCCTTCTGAGGCCGGGCAGAGCCTTAAGGAACAATTTCACATCCTTGTGCGCACAGGCCTGCACTGTGCCCCAATGGCACACAAGACATTGGGGTCCTTTCCCGACGGTACCGTACGTTTCAGTATGGGATATTTCAACACCCTTGAACATGTGTCGTATGCTGTTAAAGCGGTTAAAGAGATTGCCCAAAGATAA
- a CDS encoding methyltransferase domain-containing protein, with product MSNLEAMEESGRQLLLKLLSPLLTEGRRVLDVGCGNGEVLHELVQHYPIRGVGIDPHLSARGANRLQLVKLKAEKVQELPGLFHLAYTLMSLHHFKDPSTFFSQMFTKLAWKGRLIVVDWKKGVQTGVSERYYSVGEVIELLTKSGLKPINCGEETFHFYAVATPVFRKIAVATKDGRTVYPGMFERSKFFAIYQSDQRGKFMLLEKRSNKLSKTMQHMNTFDVYSIVSDCQALLSKHIEKKDRQLLEDMGVQLFFGAGTINDILERLCVP from the coding sequence ATGTCCAACCTGGAAGCTATGGAAGAATCGGGCAGACAACTTCTTCTAAAATTGCTTTCTCCTTTACTGACCGAAGGTAGGAGAGTTTTGGATGTTGGTTGCGGAAATGGTGAAGTGCTGCATGAACTCGTCCAGCATTACCCCATTCGAGGTGTTGGTATAGACCCACACCTTTCTGCACGGGGTGCAAACAGGCTTCAGCTCGTCAAGTTGAAGGCGGAGAAAGTACAAGAACTACCAGGCTTATTCCACCTAGCCTACACACTTATGAGCCTTCATCATTTTAAGGACCCATCCACATTTTTCTCCCAGATGTTTACCAAACTGGCATGGAAGGGAAGGTTGATCGTTGTGGATTGGAAAAAGGGCGTTCAAACAGGCGTTTCTGAAAGGTATTATTCCGTTGGAGAAGTCATTGAACTCTTAACCAAATCAGGCTTAAAACCCATCAACTGTGGTGAGGAGACTTTTCATTTTTATGCTGTGGCAACCCCGGTGTTTCGTAAAATTGCCGTGGCAACAAAGGATGGTCGTACGGTTTATCCTGGCATGTTTGAGCGCTCAAAATTCTTTGCCATCTATCAATCGGATCAAAGAGGCAAGTTTATGCTCCTTGAGAAGAGATCTAATAAGCTTTCTAAGACCATGCAACACATGAATACATTTGACGTGTACAGCATCGTTTCTGACTGCCAGGCTCTCCTATCCAAGCACATTGAAAAAAAGGATAGGCAGCTCTTGGAGGATATGGGTGTTCAACTGTTTTTTGGCGCTGGGACCATTAATGATATCTTGGAAAGGTTATGTGTTCCTTAA
- a CDS encoding MBL fold metallo-hydrolase, with amino-acid sequence MRKLNRIILFFILAISFAPPAVAKDLDLTIVYDNNPYNEELETRWGFSCLVEGLEKIILFDVGGEGSVLLKNMEKLKIDPKTVNVIVLSHIHYDHIGGLSHFLKKNPHVTVYMPRSLPQSVKDKVRLVGAQLVEVHKPIKICKDVYSTGELGTFIKEESLIIKTSKGLVVITGCAHPGVANIVKKAKEMLRSDVYLVLGGFHLCWMNLSQVKRIVNRVKKEGVKKVAPCHCSGDLARKQFKKAYGNDFILVGAGKKTKIKDAF; translated from the coding sequence ATGCGTAAATTAAATAGGATAATTTTATTCTTTATACTTGCCATATCATTTGCACCCCCAGCGGTTGCAAAGGATTTGGATCTTACCATAGTTTATGACAATAATCCCTATAATGAAGAGCTGGAAACACGATGGGGCTTTTCCTGCCTGGTAGAAGGGCTTGAGAAGATAATCCTATTTGATGTCGGCGGTGAGGGGTCTGTACTCCTTAAGAATATGGAAAAGCTCAAGATTGACCCTAAAACAGTGAATGTAATAGTTCTCTCCCACATTCACTATGACCACATTGGGGGGCTATCCCATTTTTTGAAGAAAAATCCTCATGTTACTGTTTATATGCCAAGATCTCTGCCTCAAAGTGTTAAAGACAAGGTCAGGCTCGTAGGCGCCCAATTAGTTGAGGTTCATAAACCAATCAAGATCTGCAAGGATGTCTATTCTACGGGTGAGCTAGGGACCTTTATAAAAGAGGAGTCGCTTATAATAAAGACATCTAAGGGATTAGTAGTAATTACCGGTTGCGCTCATCCAGGGGTTGCAAACATAGTGAAAAAGGCAAAAGAGATGCTAAGATCCGATGTCTATTTAGTATTGGGTGGATTTCATCTATGCTGGATGAATCTTTCCCAAGTAAAGAGAATAGTCAACAGAGTTAAAAAAGAAGGGGTTAAGAAGGTGGCACCATGTCATTGTTCAGGTGATCTCGCTAGAAAACAGTTTAAAAAGGCCTATGGAAATGACTTTATTCTTGTCGGTGCAGGGAAGAAGACAAAAATAAAAGATGCTTTCTAA
- a CDS encoding sulfite exporter TauE/SafE family protein, with the protein MLSNSLKLLMAGFVMGWGPCLTYTAPLLLPYIGATKRSWQDGLKVGLVFSIGRLLALAILGGLATVVFSFINQFFPPHKSGWLYLIAALFMIAMGILIILGKGLRMHIGDKILDKGTESMFLMGFLMGVAPCVPYVAILTYIACVAEDVVLAGILYAAVFATGTAVAPIVLGALMGIIPEKLFKSAKLLRTFQVVCGVVLVLFGAQLIYYVLNLVF; encoded by the coding sequence ATGCTTTCTAATTCTCTCAAATTACTGATGGCCGGTTTTGTCATGGGTTGGGGTCCATGTCTTACTTACACTGCTCCATTGCTCTTGCCTTATATTGGGGCCACAAAGAGAAGTTGGCAGGATGGCTTAAAAGTCGGGTTGGTGTTTTCAATTGGTAGACTCTTGGCGCTTGCCATTTTGGGTGGACTTGCAACCGTGGTCTTTAGTTTTATCAATCAATTCTTCCCACCTCACAAGTCCGGTTGGCTCTATTTAATCGCCGCCCTCTTTATGATAGCAATGGGTATTCTTATCATTTTAGGCAAAGGACTTAGAATGCATATCGGAGATAAGATATTAGATAAAGGAACTGAGAGTATGTTCTTAATGGGCTTTTTGATGGGGGTTGCGCCCTGTGTCCCCTATGTAGCAATCCTCACCTATATTGCCTGTGTAGCAGAAGATGTCGTTCTAGCAGGAATATTGTATGCAGCGGTGTTTGCAACAGGCACAGCAGTTGCCCCTATAGTATTAGGGGCTTTAATGGGCATCATTCCAGAAAAATTATTTAAGTCGGCTAAATTGCTCAGAACTTTTCAGGTAGTTTGTGGAGTGGTTCTCGTTCTTTTTGGAGCACAGCTTATCTATTATGTGTTGAATCTTGTTTTTTAA